Within the Legionella pneumophila subsp. pneumophila str. Philadelphia 1 genome, the region TTGTAAGTAATGTAATTCTCATGACATCCCTTTTTATTATTATTATTTTTTAACTGATTCATGTTAGCGGTTTGTCTTAAATTTGCAAGTTTTCTATTGCGCTTTATTGAGCAATTTAAATTTTAAATTCCAGTTAGCTCAATGATTTTGTTGCTTGTATAAAATTCTGATTAAGGTAAGATGAAATTTGGACAAGGAACAAGGAGCGTATATGCCACCAAAGGATGGAAAAGAGTTATTGGATATAGTCGACAATTTAAACGAATTTGCCGAAAAGTTATTAAGTCGAATTGCGGATGAATCCGATGAAGGATGTAAGCAATTAGTTCATGTCTTGGAATCTGCCCGGGCAAGATATAATAAGCCCATTGAATCATGGCTTAAAGGTTGGTTTTACCAGTTTACCAGAAAACGCGGACAAGAAATTGATATGGCAATTAAAGGCATGGAAGCGTTCCCTGATGCCTACACTCGCTTGCAGGAGTTTAAGTTATTGGTTGGGAAAGGGGAGTGGGAACATGGATCGTTTAATTATTATTTATTTGATGAGCTTATCAAGTCAGTTCCTGGCTATAAACCATTAGAAAGTGAGTTAGTCCATCCAATTATTTTGAAGCTCAGACAAAAAATAAATAAAAGAATTGACGAGTTTATGTCGCAATACCTGGCTACCCAAAAATTAATAGAAGCTCGAAAACAGGAATTGTTGCAGACACATCAAAGTGCTCAGAAATTTATAGATAATGTTTCAATTATCAATGACCTGGAAGCAGCTAAAAAATCAGCCAAAGAAAATAAGGGCATTATACAATTTTGCTTAATTTTTGAAAGTGATATTTGGAAGCTTTCCTGGGTAGATGCAACAGGGAAAGTGTATGCTTTGGAACCCGGGGAAGAGTTAATCCAAATTCTAATAGACGGAAAGATTAAGGATATTGTTAAGGATATTGATAATCTAAGTGCTTTGCATTTGAAACAGCTTAAACAGGAGTGTGTAAAAGCCCGAGAAATGCTTCTAGGACGAGTTCAACTGCTCATCAATCCGAAAGATCCGAGAACTCAAGCTGAGTTGACTAATGATGTATTAAAGGAAAATGGGACTTCTGCTACTTTTGTTTTGCGCGGTAAACCTAATGAGTATTCGTTGTGGTGGATAAATACATTAGGTTTCGCACATGAAATTTCATTAGAACCCTATGCATCTATGAAAACATGGTTAAATGATCAAAGTCATCCGCTAAAGGAAGAACACATTCCTCAACTTAAGACTTATTTATTGAATGTAAATACTATCAAGTCCATTGATGTCAAGGAAGACATGAAGGCATTTAAAGCTCAATTGCAGGAATGTTTGGCTGCCGGACCAAAATCTAAAATACCTCCTGCCAGTGGCGCAATCAAGACGACAAATGCCAAAAAACTGGATTTGCGCTTATTTGGAGACGTTGAACGGTGTTTGAGAAGCCAGTTAAGTGAAAGACAAGAAGAAAAGGCTGCAATACAAGAACCTGGTAAAATTAATCTAAATAAATATGAGAATATTGCCACCTTGTTCGGTAACAGAGCGCAAAACATGGAGCAACACGAAGGTCAACACTCAAAACCAAATGATAGTCTCTCTATAAGATCTATTTAATTAATAAATGCAATAACTGCCTTGAATTTTATTTCAAGGCAGTTATTGCATTCAAATGCATTGATTAAAACCATTAGTGATAGGATATCTCCAGTCTTTACCAAAGGCCAGATTACTTATCTTTATTCCTGGTGCAGCCTGACGTCTCTTGTATTCATTACGTTTAATCAATTGAATGATTTTGTTGACCACTTGAGGTTTAAATCCTTTGGCAATGATTTCAGAGGGACTTAAATTCTGTTCCATGTAAGCCATGATAATGGCATCCAGTTCACCGTATTCGGGTAAACTATCCTGATCTGTCTGGTTTGGTTTTAATTCAGCAGAAGGGGGTCTGGTAATGACTCGCTCTGGGATAACCAATGAAATCTTGTTTCTATACCTCACTAATTCATACACTTGAGTTTTCAGTACATCTTTTAATACGGCAAATCCGCCGGCCATGTCGCCATATAAAGTGGCATAACCTACAGCTGTTTCACTCTTGTTACTGGTAGTAAGAACCATTTTCCCTGTTTTATTTGACAAAGCCATGAGCAGCATCCCACGTATTCTTGCCTGAATATTTTCTTCCGTGGTATCTGGTGGCAAGTCTTTAAAAACAGGATGAAGCGATTCAATCATAGATTGAAACATGGGTTCAATCGGTATAATGGAATGTGCAACTTTAAGGTTGCTTAATTGTTCCAGTGCATCTTCATTGCTGATTGACGCGGTATATCGTGAGGGCATCAACACAGCATGGACTTGCTCTGCTCCGAGCGCATCGACAGCTATTGCTAAAGTTAAGGCAGAGTCAATGCCTCCGGAGAGCCCAAGCAGTACGCCGGGGAAATTGTTTTTTCTGACGTAATCTCTGGTACCACAAACCAGTGCCTTATAAATAAGCGCTTCTTTGTCGAGGTAAGGGGTGCTTGATCCGTCTATTTTGTTACCGTCTATATTGACAGTACATAAGCTTTCTTCAAAGGCAGGAGCCAGAGCACGGATAATACCTTGATTATCCATGGCTAAAGATTGCCCATCAAAAAGCAAATCGTCCTGACCACCAATTTGATTGACATAAATAATGTACACCCCCCGTTTAGCATAAGATCTTAAAAGCTCTTCTCTCAGCTGGTATTTACGATAATCAAAGGGGGAGGCGTTTAAACTGATTAAAATGGAAATGCCACTGTCAAGTAAATCATCTACAGGACCCTTTTGCCATAAATCTTCACATATGCAAAACCCTAATTTATGGTTTTTAATTGATAAGACGCAAGGATCTTTTTTACCAGGAGTAAAATATCTTGCTTCATCAAAAACTCCATAATTTGGCAATTTTTGCTTGTGATATGCTCTGATTTTTTCTCCTTGATAAAAGATGCTGAAGCCATTGTAGCAATCCCCAATGTGTATCATTGGATGTCCGACAATGACATAACAATCCTTGGTAGTATCCTGAATATCCTGGAGGTTGAGCATGATTTTATCATGATATTCTTTTCGAAAGAGTAAATCTTCCGCCGGATAACCGGATAGAGTTAATTCTGGAAAAATAATCACATCATGGTTTGCCTGGTGGTTTTGGATGACATCAATAATTTTTTTTGTATTCGCGTCAATAGCTCCAACTGTTGGATTAATTTGAGCCATCAGTATTGTCAAGGGTGCATTCATGAAAATCTGTCAATTAATTTGTATATAGGAATTGTAGCTTAGAGGGCATTGATATGGCTACAGATGAAGAGGATGGTAGTCAGGTTAATTAGAGAAGTTTTTATTTTTGCATTTATCCGCTCACTTATGGTCGCGGCTCGGATCATGACTCACTCTGAGTCAGATAGGATCATGGTTAAAACCGAGCCGCAACCGTAAGGGAGCGGATAGAACAACCCATTCTATTGTCAAAAAGCGTAAAAAATGACTACAATATACGATTTTTCCTGGACAAATCCAAGGTATGTTAAACGAAGCAATATCAAAAATGCCAGAGGCTTTTGAAGCTAAAATATTGCTTCGGGGTGAAGAGTACTTTCAAAAAGGCCAAGTATTGAATATTCGCTTAAGTGACGGCTTGCTCAAAGGGAGAGTGAAGGGTAGTGCAAGTCAAATTTATGATATCCATATGGATTTAAAATCATGGCCAGCAAAGCCTTCTCGATGTTCATGTG harbors:
- the ravH gene encoding Dot/Icm T4SS effector RavH; translation: MDKEQGAYMPPKDGKELLDIVDNLNEFAEKLLSRIADESDEGCKQLVHVLESARARYNKPIESWLKGWFYQFTRKRGQEIDMAIKGMEAFPDAYTRLQEFKLLVGKGEWEHGSFNYYLFDELIKSVPGYKPLESELVHPIILKLRQKINKRIDEFMSQYLATQKLIEARKQELLQTHQSAQKFIDNVSIINDLEAAKKSAKENKGIIQFCLIFESDIWKLSWVDATGKVYALEPGEELIQILIDGKIKDIVKDIDNLSALHLKQLKQECVKAREMLLGRVQLLINPKDPRTQAELTNDVLKENGTSATFVLRGKPNEYSLWWINTLGFAHEISLEPYASMKTWLNDQSHPLKEEHIPQLKTYLLNVNTIKSIDVKEDMKAFKAQLQECLAAGPKSKIPPASGAIKTTNAKKLDLRLFGDVERCLRSQLSERQEEKAAIQEPGKINLNKYENIATLFGNRAQNMEQHEGQHSKPNDSLSIRSI
- a CDS encoding NAD+ synthase, with product MNAPLTILMAQINPTVGAIDANTKKIIDVIQNHQANHDVIIFPELTLSGYPAEDLLFRKEYHDKIMLNLQDIQDTTKDCYVIVGHPMIHIGDCYNGFSIFYQGEKIRAYHKQKLPNYGVFDEARYFTPGKKDPCVLSIKNHKLGFCICEDLWQKGPVDDLLDSGISILISLNASPFDYRKYQLREELLRSYAKRGVYIIYVNQIGGQDDLLFDGQSLAMDNQGIIRALAPAFEESLCTVNIDGNKIDGSSTPYLDKEALIYKALVCGTRDYVRKNNFPGVLLGLSGGIDSALTLAIAVDALGAEQVHAVLMPSRYTASISNEDALEQLSNLKVAHSIIPIEPMFQSMIESLHPVFKDLPPDTTEENIQARIRGMLLMALSNKTGKMVLTTSNKSETAVGYATLYGDMAGGFAVLKDVLKTQVYELVRYRNKISLVIPERVITRPPSAELKPNQTDQDSLPEYGELDAIIMAYMEQNLSPSEIIAKGFKPQVVNKIIQLIKRNEYKRRQAAPGIKISNLAFGKDWRYPITNGFNQCI